The Candidatus Binatia bacterium DNA window GCGGCCGAATATCGGAATCTTTTTTACGGTGTCGTCTTCGTGGAGGCGCACCATCGCGGGCGCGACCCATTGTCCCGATCGCAGCCTGTGCGAGTCAAGCTCGATCGTGTGCCCTTTATAATTTATGCTCTTCATTTTAGTTTCAGTCGCGCCGATCTCAATACCGCACTTCGGGAATTCGAGAAACCGAAAGTCTCCCGGCGATTCGACGGGGAAGGGGGGACGAGCGCGAATCTTCGGCGGGGTCGCGTCGATGCGTCACGCGCGCGAATGATCAAGCGCGAGGACAGAAAGCCGGCCTAGGGCAGAGAAGAAAAAACGATCAGTCGTCATGCTTCGGCTGGGGACCCGGGACGATCCAGGCGATATCCGGATCTTCGCCTTCGGCCCGCGGCTGGGCATGCAACTTTTCTTCCTTGCGCTGCATGCGCCTGAACGCCTTTTCTTTCTGCTTCTGCTGCCGCGCCAATTCCTTCTGACGCTTTTTGAAGGTCTCGCTTGCCATACCCGCCACTCTAACATATACAGCAAATAACGCGAGCGATGCGCGCACAAAATTTTCGCTCGTACGCCGAAGGAAAATGCTACGATGAGACAAAGGCGCGGCCGTTTAAGCCGAAAGTCGTCGCGAACACGATCGCCGCGTGCTTGTTCTAGCGAGGTGATACGATGAACACCCCGGGCTGGAAGCGGGCCGTCAAGACGGCCGAAAGCGTTATCGGAGACGTTAAAAAGCTTCGCGGCGTGATCGAGCAGGCGGCGAGCAAGATGGAGACGCACTCCGACGCGCTGAAAGGGATCCTGGACGACTTGCAGTTGATCTTTCGCCTGGCGCGGGCGTGGCTCAAGGGAGACTACAAGGACGTATCGAAAAAGAGTCTCGTCGTCCTGGTCGGCGCGCTGGTCTATTTTTTGATGCCGCTCGATGCCATACCGGATTTCATTCCAGGTCTGGGTTTCATGGACGACGTGACGGTGGTCGGTCTCGCTTTGGCCGCCGTCAAGTCCGAGGTCGAGAAGTTCAGGGACTGGGAGATAAGAGTGCGGGCATGAATGCGCGGCAATTAACGCTCGGCCTCCTGGCTTTCGCGGTCGTCGTTCTGTTCGTGGTGTATTTCTTTTTCCATCGGGCGCCGGAAGCGCCGGCGCCGGCCCCGGCGGCGCCGGAAACGAAGAGCGAGGACGCGTCAGAGAATTCGAAGAAGAAGCTCGACAAAGCCGAGGACGAGGAGGATGAGGAGGAAGATTCCGAATCGGAGGAGGAAGAAGAGGATAAGGACGAGTCCGACGATGAAGAGGAGCCGAAGCCCGACGAAAAACCGCAGCAGAGCAAAAGAAAACCAGCGAAAGAAAAAAGTAACGAGCGCCGGCATTGACTCCGCGCCCGTGTTTCCACAGGTTTTTGTCAATTCGATTGTATTCTCCATATGACGAGGGTGCGAAAAAATTCATTGAGATCTGGAGGAGTTTCCATTGACAAGCGCCCAACAGCCGAACTATAAGCTAGCCCACAAAACCTAAAGGAGGTTTTATGGGTAAAAAGCTTTCGGGTTTTTTGTTCCCAGCCCTGCTGTTTGCCTGGGCTGGAGCCGCGTGGGCGCAGCCGGTCACAGTTTCCCACACCACCGAGTATGTGGTGAAGTTCGTGTGTGGCGACTCGAATCTTTCTTCGGGTACAGACTCCGAAACAGCGCCCGTGGCGCGAGGCAATTTCGTCACCGCCATCAATGTCCATAACCCTGGGACAAAGGATGTTGCTCTGGCCAAGAGGGTTACTGTGGCGCTGCCTTCTCAGTTGCCGGGAGGCACTTCTTTGTTCGAAGCAGCACTCATTCCTGCGGGTCAGGCTTTTGAGATCGACTGCCCCGATATCAGGAGGATCGCGGGCGGGATAACCCCTCCCCCTGCAAGTGGTATTACGGATTACAGTGATCTTAACGATGCGACGCTGCTCAAGGGTTTCGTCGTTATTCTGAGCGGGAAGATTGATGTCGTGACGGTTTATACTGTGGACAGGACGGTTCGGAACGTTGCCCAAAACGAGAACGTCGGCGGTAGCAGCAGCATTCAAGTCGTGCCGGTCGTTGGCCGGGCGAGGAAAGGAACCGTACAGGCTACTCCGCATCCGTAATGTTAATTCTAGCTTAGTTCATACTGCGAAGGGGCGCCAATGGCGCCCCTTCGTTTTTGTAAATCCTTACGGCTTCGGATTTTTGATCCAACCCGCAACTATGTCCACGGCCTCTTTCTCCATGCCGATGAATCCGTGCCAATGCTGGTTCTCGCACGGATCGACCGCTTCGACGGATCTTCTGGACTTTTGTTTCCCCGCAGTTTTGTGATAGAAAGGAAATACCTCGTGAGACGTTTCATACCGTTCAAACTCAAACTCCTGGTTGCCGTTTTTCCCCTCTTTGCCTTGTCTTGCGCCGGTTGTTCGCCGGCTTATGTCTTCCGCGCCGCGTATGAAGAGGGGAAAATCCTCTGGCGGCGGCAGCCGATCGAAGAGGCCCTGCAAAAGACCGATCTCGACCCCAAGACGCGGGACCAGTTCAAGCTGGTCCTCGACGTGCGCGAGTACGCGCGCGACCAGTTGAAATTCAACGTCAAAGGAAGCTACGCCAGCTATTCCTACGTCGATCGAGCGAATCTCACCTATGTGC harbors:
- a CDS encoding YkvA family protein, which encodes MNTPGWKRAVKTAESVIGDVKKLRGVIEQAASKMETHSDALKGILDDLQLIFRLARAWLKGDYKDVSKKSLVVLVGALVYFLMPLDAIPDFIPGLGFMDDVTVVGLALAAVKSEVEKFRDWEIRVRA